A window of Halobellus sp. LT62 contains these coding sequences:
- a CDS encoding IclR family transcriptional regulator: MGNPDESDARGLKSVERSFAIVGYLKEANGATLSEAADDLGLAVSTAHIHLTTLVETGYVVKDDDVYRCSFEFLQTGGQRRDDMALYQAAKPELDELQAQTGEHTNVMMMERGYAVQLYKSENPESIDDDASLGDHFYLHLTATGKAMLAEYSDERVAEILEEHGMPALTEDTITDEEVLYEELATIRERGYSINRGEHFPGVCAIGTAIASGPDDALGAISISGPRSRITPDRIDEELAPALLNKKNIIELKIRQHG; encoded by the coding sequence ATGGGAAATCCGGACGAATCGGACGCACGCGGGCTGAAGAGTGTCGAACGGTCATTCGCCATCGTTGGATATCTCAAAGAGGCGAACGGGGCGACGCTCTCGGAGGCGGCCGACGATCTCGGGCTGGCGGTGAGTACGGCGCATATCCACCTCACGACCCTCGTCGAGACCGGGTACGTGGTCAAAGACGACGATGTCTACCGGTGCAGCTTCGAGTTTCTCCAGACGGGCGGACAGCGTCGCGACGATATGGCGCTGTATCAGGCGGCGAAACCGGAACTCGACGAACTGCAGGCACAGACCGGCGAGCATACCAACGTGATGATGATGGAGCGCGGGTACGCCGTCCAGCTGTACAAATCTGAGAACCCCGAATCGATCGACGACGACGCCTCACTCGGTGATCATTTCTACCTCCACCTCACAGCGACAGGGAAGGCGATGCTCGCGGAGTACTCGGACGAGCGCGTCGCCGAGATCCTCGAAGAGCACGGGATGCCCGCGCTGACCGAGGACACGATAACCGACGAGGAAGTCCTCTACGAGGAGCTGGCCACGATACGCGAGCGCGGGTACTCGATTAACCGCGGGGAACACTTCCCCGGCGTCTGTGCCATCGGCACGGCAATCGCCTCGGGCCCCGACGACGCGCTCGGCGCGATCAGCATCAGCGGTCCCCGGAGCCGGATCACGCCGGACCGGATCGACGAGGAGCTCGCCCCGGCGCTGTTGAACAAGAAGAACATCATCGAACTGAAGATCAGACAGCACGGGTAG
- a CDS encoding NAD-dependent epimerase/dehydratase family protein: MAAQNVLVTGPFGEAGEAILNHLADDDRYEFTYLNRSDHPEYETFVADVADYEAIRPAFDGQDAVIHLAAQSDAGAEFTDIIEPNIVGTYNVLKAMRDAGVEKLIYASSQRVMGLYEEDHAPKLYEEDYPSEFDPLRLTHRTLPKPDGYYGASKMFGEHICRTHARREGAPSQVYSLRISSVRTAKYDHPYGDAERGVDRGDEHVVDEDEVWDQSQTGSWERGSEEYEKMVKRLKASWTSQRDFAHLLECCLEDEDVTYDAFYAVSANDARWFDIEHAQAVLGYEPQDNGSEWDSPPE; encoded by the coding sequence ATGGCAGCACAAAACGTTCTTGTGACGGGTCCGTTCGGCGAGGCCGGCGAGGCGATCTTGAACCACCTCGCGGACGACGACCGATACGAGTTCACGTATCTGAACCGGAGCGATCACCCGGAGTACGAGACGTTCGTCGCCGACGTCGCCGACTACGAGGCGATCCGACCGGCGTTCGACGGACAGGACGCTGTGATTCACCTCGCTGCGCAGTCGGACGCGGGCGCGGAATTCACGGACATCATCGAGCCGAACATCGTCGGTACCTACAACGTCCTCAAAGCGATGAGGGATGCGGGGGTCGAGAAGTTGATCTACGCGTCTTCGCAGCGCGTGATGGGACTCTACGAGGAGGATCACGCTCCCAAACTGTACGAAGAAGACTACCCCAGCGAGTTCGATCCGCTTCGACTCACCCACCGGACGCTCCCCAAACCGGACGGCTACTACGGCGCATCGAAGATGTTCGGCGAACACATCTGTCGAACCCACGCCCGCCGCGAGGGCGCGCCGAGTCAGGTGTACTCCCTACGTATTTCGAGCGTTCGGACCGCGAAGTACGACCACCCGTACGGCGACGCCGAACGCGGTGTCGACCGCGGCGACGAACACGTCGTCGACGAAGACGAGGTGTGGGACCAATCGCAGACCGGGTCGTGGGAGCGCGGTAGCGAGGAGTACGAGAAGATGGTCAAGCGGCTGAAGGCCTCGTGGACGTCCCAGCGCGACTTCGCGCATCTCTTGGAGTGCTGTCTCGAGGACGAGGACGTCACTTACGACGCGTTCTACGCGGTCAGCGCGAACGACGCGCGGTGGTTCGATATCGAACACGCCCAAGCTGTGCTCGGTTACGAACCGCAGGACAACGGCTCCGAGTGGGACAGCCCACCGGAATGA
- a CDS encoding phosphoadenosine phosphosulfate reductase family protein has translation MSAEFPDYLDVDYTDGEGETPADYPTIQDKLEKAIEVTKRGLEQYENPAVMWTGGKDSTLTLYFIKEVAEKYDLETPPAVFIDHFQHFDEIHDFVDHWAEKWDLEVIYARNEDVGAYVEEHDLEPGDDISISELSEHNQHHVRDLLEYEEDTFPFLLDTYVGNHLLKTVALNDALETHDVDGVISGVRWDEQEARADETFFSPRHDPEIYPPHDRIQPILQFDEASVWEAFWNFVVPDTVEGYPEDGYVPQSAEDLPNGLTMADIPVSPKYFAGFRSLGSEVSTDKTTEEPAWLQDMANTTERAGRAQDKEDLMERLRDLGYM, from the coding sequence ATGTCAGCCGAGTTCCCCGACTACCTCGACGTCGACTACACCGACGGCGAAGGCGAGACGCCCGCCGACTACCCGACGATCCAAGACAAGCTCGAGAAGGCCATCGAGGTCACGAAGCGCGGCCTCGAACAGTACGAGAACCCCGCCGTGATGTGGACTGGCGGCAAGGACTCGACGCTCACGCTGTACTTCATCAAGGAAGTCGCCGAGAAATACGATCTGGAGACGCCGCCGGCGGTCTTCATCGACCACTTCCAGCACTTCGACGAGATCCACGACTTCGTCGACCACTGGGCCGAGAAGTGGGACCTCGAAGTCATCTACGCGCGCAACGAGGACGTCGGCGCGTACGTCGAAGAGCACGACCTCGAACCCGGTGACGACATCAGCATCTCGGAGCTCTCCGAGCACAACCAACACCACGTTCGCGACCTGCTCGAGTACGAGGAGGACACCTTCCCCTTCCTGCTCGACACCTACGTCGGCAACCACCTGCTGAAGACGGTCGCGCTCAACGACGCCCTCGAAACCCACGATGTCGACGGCGTCATCTCCGGCGTCCGCTGGGACGAACAGGAAGCCCGCGCCGACGAGACGTTCTTCTCACCGCGGCACGATCCCGAGATCTACCCGCCGCACGACCGCATCCAGCCCATCCTCCAGTTCGACGAGGCGTCCGTCTGGGAGGCCTTCTGGAACTTCGTCGTCCCCGACACCGTCGAGGGCTACCCCGAGGACGGCTACGTCCCGCAGAGCGCCGAGGACCTGCCGAACGGCCTCACGATGGCGGACATCCCGGTGTCGCCGAAGTACTTCGCCGGCTTCCGCTCGCTCGGTAGCGAGGTCTCCACCGACAAGACGACAGAAGAGCCCGCGTGGCTGCAGGATATGGCGAACACGACCGAGCGCGCTGGGCGCGCCCAGGACAAGGAGGACCTGATGGAGCGCCTGCGCGACCTCGGCTATATGTAA